In a single window of the Vitis vinifera cultivar Pinot Noir 40024 chromosome 6, ASM3070453v1 genome:
- the LOC100258526 gene encoding uncharacterized protein LOC100258526, translating into MCRFLFMWFMWVFLLKSCWSVAFGSSSWCPHGFVQQRNREFLQKTDRFWEFEEQSNSWVEVKLPFDLVSCVDGNCTKVGSIHGTKKKEEDEEERLGREFGGEEERGSLKKKDGHGGGPEENPDVVLPRRKRLSLTKMSETSIWVTGESGAIYERFWNGLQWVIAPHDLPISAGHAVSVFIINQTILALSEPGNLYQMQLSESSHPIWVDFTPTGNDSTSKKTEQGSAIHIKSGVVSHDGVRVYFCTKNGSLLELSEIEPPRWVHHGRPPGADVAAIADAANIRPEVVFTISSTGDLYEYDRSSKPSWKKHIWKEKLAQDASLMPSMASTFQGQIGLNSLSLYLLTKGGNLVERRLHQRKWKWIVHGSPKDHHLTSVTPVFQDQFNEKVLSLFFTSSVGYVFEYQILKHPGSTQENQIEQTWVRHMHPLDAKVARGIAGLQFQVGRIMFVLDDGRLAELHLSGLGGESLGLAQVNLRRKASVKYVWSILDAPETEGWNAEYCTEERGPSNCITGVRDETNDVGASRSITRRRKGSQEQQNYLSLGASGSSHAKSWEEYSYPDNWINTNFHLRVMHGGKSFFLITDSGLIFEYVYAENVWLWLRHEHPTAMKGALGNYNGSLFLVDAHGSLLIRERSSNDLTWTNCTSMRKGRQVIAGPPWDGIPGRAMKATTEDALFFVSKNGKLLQFTVALRKFKWKDCRNPPNTKIASIVDKEVFRENIVFVIGRDGRLYQYNKVTELWHEHYQSQHLVLSCLPGTAMRSSSVSLTGSLFMVSEDGGLVEYHWSAVDGWNWIEHGTPFKSVTLVGSPGPCFEGNQLFLIGSDGKVYLRHLDQTTWKWKNCGFPYMENMAAEKQEKVGRNNGDEEICVDEDFAASLEEDENLNNHNRNCNPKVASIRPIPFSEDSVIFELRDGRLAEMLRIEETQWVWSRIIGTPTSLCIANYWTAVAS; encoded by the exons ATGTGTAGGTTCCTTTTTATGTGGTTCATGTGGGTGTTTCTGTTGAAGAGTTGTTGGTCTGTTGCTTTTGGTTCCTCTTCATGGTGCCCACATGGCTTTGTTCAGCAGAGGAATCGAGAATTTCTGCAGAAAACTGATCGGTTCTGGGAGTTTGAGGAGCAATCCAACAGTTGGGTTGAGGTGAAACTTCCCTTTGATTTGGTTTCTTGTGTTGATGGCAATTGCACCAAGGTGGGATCCATTCATGGGacaaagaagaaggaagaagacgaagaagagaGGTTGGGAAGAGAATTTGGTGGGGAGGAGGAAAGGGGAAGCCTGAAGAAGAAGGATGGTCATGGGGGAGGGCCAGAGGAGAATCCTGATGTGGTTTTGCCTCGGAGGAAGAGACTTTCTTTGACCAAAATGTCTGAGACATCGATTTGGGTCACCGGAGAAAGTGGGGCAATCTACGAGAGGTTCTGGAATGGATTGCAGTGGGTGATTGCCCCCCATGACTTACCAATATCAGCTGGTCATGCAGTATCTGTTTTCATCATCAATCAGACGATTCTTGCTCTATCTGAACCTGGGAATCTATATCAG ATGCAGCTGAGTGAAAGCTCACACCCGATTTGGGTTGATTTCACACCTACTGGCAATGACAGCACGAGTAAAAAAACAGAACAAGGTTCTGCTATCCATATAAAGTCCGGTGTTGTTTCACATGATGGGGT GAGAGTTTATTTCTGCACAAAGAATGGATCACTGTTAGAACTTAGTGAGATTGAGCCTCCAAG GTGGGTACATCATGGCCGGCCACCTGGGGCAGATGTTGCAGCAATAGCCGATGCTGCTAACATCCGACCAGAAGTTGTCTTTACCATAAG CTCTACCGGGGATCTTTATGAATATGATAGGAGCTCAAAGCCATCATGGAAGAAGCATATATGGAAGGAAAAATTGGCACAAGATGCTTCCCTGATGCCATCTATGGCCAGTACTTTTCAAGGCCAGATTGGACTTAATTCCTTATCGCTCTATCTTTTAACCAAG GGTGGCAATTTGGTTGAAAGACGACTGCACCAAAGGAAGTGGAAATGGATAGTCCATGGAAGTCCAAAAGATCATCACCTCACATCTGTCACACCAGTTTTCCAAGATCAGTTCAATGAGAAAGtcctctctttgttttttaCTTCATCTGTGGGATATGTTTTTGAGTATCAAATACTGAAGCATCCAG GTAGTACTCAAGAGAATCAAATTGAACAAACGTGGGTGAGACATATGCATCCCCTGGATGCAAAAGTTGCAAGAGGTATAGCAGGTTTACAGTTTCAAGTTGGCAGGATAATGTTTGTGCTTGATGATGGTAGGCTTGCAGAACTGCATCTATCAGGCCTTGGGGGTGAAAGTTTAGGCCTGGCTCAGGTTAATCTCCGGAGAAAAGCATCAGTTAAGTATGTATGGTCAATTCTAGATGCCCCAGAGACTGAAGGATGGAATGCAGAGTACTGCACAGAAGAACGAGGGCCATCAAATTGTATCACAGGTGTCAGAGATGAGACAAATGATGTGGGAGCCTCAAGGTCAATCACAAGAAGGCGAAAAGGGAGCCAAGAACAGCAAAATTACTTATCTCTAGGAGCATCAGGAAGTAGCCATGCAAAATCTTGGGAAGAATATAGTTACCCAGATAATTGGATCAATACTAATTTCCATCTTCGAGTAATGCATGGAGGGAAATCGTTTTTCCTCATAACAGACAGCGGCCTGATCTTTGAATATGTTTATGCTGAAAATGTATGGCTCTGGCTCAGGCACGAACACCCAACTGCAATGAAAGGTGCACTAGGAAACTACAATGGTAGTTTATTCTTAGTTGATGCTCATGGGAGTTTACTTATCAGAGAAAGGAGCAGCAATGACCTAACATGGACAAATTGCACTTCTATGAGGAAAGGAAGGCAGGTTATTGCAGGCCCACCATGGGACGGAATTCCAGGTAGAGCTATGAAAGCTACAACAGAAGATGCGCTCTTCTTTGTGagcaaaaatggaaaattactACAGTTCACG GTTGCCCTGAGGAAGTTCAAGTGGAAAGATTGTCGAAACCCTCCAAATACTAAAATTGCTAGTATAGTAGATAAGGAAGTGTTCAGGGAAAACATAGTGTTTGTTATTGGAAGGGATGGGCGGTTATATCAGTATAACAAAGTGACTGAATTGTGGCATGAGCATTACCAGTCTCAGCATTTGGTTCTGTCATGCTTGCCCGGAACTGCTATGAGGTCATCATCAGTATCATTAACAGGCTCTCTTTTCATGGTTTCAGAAGATGGTGGGCTAGTCGAATATCACTGGAGTGCAGTGGATGGGTGGAACTGGATTGAACATGGAACACCTTTCAAAAGTGTGACCCTGGTAGGCTCACCCGGCCCATGCTTTGAAGGTAATCAACTGTTTTTGATAGGTTCAGATGGAAAAGTCTACCTTAGGCATTTGGATCAAACAACATGGAAATGGAAAAACTGTGGTTTCCCATATATGGAAAATATGGCTgctgaaaaacaagaaaaggtAGGACGAAACAATGGTGATGAAGAAATCTGTGTTGATGAAGATTTCGCAGCCAGCTTGGAGGAGGATGAAAACCTAAACAACCACAACAGAAATTGCAACCCAAAG GTAGCATCAATACGGCCAATTCCATTTTCTGAAGATTCAGTGATTTTCGAGCTAAGAGATGGCAGG TTGGCAGAAATGCTAAGGATAGAGGAGACACAATGGGTATGGTCGCGTATTATTGGCACTCCAACAAGCTTATGCATAGCAAATTATTGGACAGCTGTGGCATCATAA